The Paramormyrops kingsleyae isolate MSU_618 chromosome 11, PKINGS_0.4, whole genome shotgun sequence genome includes a window with the following:
- the man2a2 gene encoding alpha-mannosidase 2x isoform X4, translated as MKLKKQVTVCGGAIFCVAVFSLYLMLDRVQHDPARRQNAGNFPKSQISVLQNRIEQLEQLLEENHQIISHIKDSVLELTDTGAVAPSGQLPFRSANGSWVLPFDGRPAFLSVMPQDCQFAQSKRKDPELQMLDVYSLLKFDNMDGGVWKQGFEITYEPNEWDSEDLQVFVVPHSHNDPGWVKTFDKYYTDQTQHILNNMLTKLTEDPRRKFIWSEISFFVKWWESVDAQKQEAMRRLILGGQLEMVTGGWVMTDEANVHYFAMIDQLIEGHQWLERHIGLNPRSGWAVDPFGHSATMPYLLKRANLTSMLIQRVHYSIKKHMAATRNLEFMWRQAWDLGSSTDIFCHMMPFYSYDVPHTCGPDPKICCQFDFKRLPGGRVNCPWKVPPRAVVEANVAERASLLLDQYRKKSKLFRSKVVLVPLGDDFRYDKALEWDQQYLNYQRLFDYMNSHPEMHVHAQFGTLTEYFNAVYKAKGVTPGTRPPDYPVLSGDFFAYADREDHYWSGYYTSRPFYKNFDRVLESHLRGAEILYSLAVAHARHLGMEGRYPVSDYAHLTDARRNIGLFQHHDAITGTAKEIVVIDYGARLLRSLIGLKKVIINAAHFLTLKNKDLYRFYQTEPFLETDERRATQDSLPQRTLIEMDPSPRYLVVFNPVEQERLCLVTILVNSPRVRVLTEDGQSLAAQLSAQWSSPTEMSSDGYQLSFTARLPALGLSVFHLYDSADSPLTLRSDSLLRLSGRTQAGRAVDPLQLRTQAADDHRFYIRSRSLTLGFSGATGLLETIRRTGDPQEVKVHMEFFIYGTRPSKDKSGAYLFLPDGKPKHYTQRQPPVVRVVEGPLFSEVVSHHQHFQITVRIHNIPGVDGLSLDITTMVDIRDQANKELSMRLVTDIQSEDTFFTDLNGFQIQPRRFYKKLPLQANFYPMPTMAYIQDSQYRLTLHTAQALGVTSLDSGQLEVILDRRLMQDDNRGLGQGLKDNKRTANRFRILLERRAGANKQDNSPSPHTALILHRRGLECSTEAQNLGFNCSTTQGRLAVSSLFQGLDLHLLQPMSLSFMYSGMPLANTSTLRLDPMEISTFRLKLR; from the exons ATGAAGCTGAAGAAGCAGGTGACCGTTTGCGGTGGGGCCATTTTCTGCGTGGCCGTCTTCTCCCTGTATCTGATGCTGGATCGCGTCCAGCATGACCCAGCAAGGCGCCAGAACGCTGGCAACTTCCCCAAG AGCCAGATCTCCGTGTTGCAGAACCGCATCGAGCAGCTCGAGCAGCTCCTGGAGGAGAACCATCAGATCATCAGCCACATCAAGGACTCGGTGCTGGAGCTGACGGACACGGGAGCTGTGGCGCCCAGCGGCCAGCTGCCCTTCCGCAGTGCCAATGGCTCCTGGGTTCTGCCGTTTGACGGACGGCCTGCCTTCCTCTCAGTCATGCCGCAGGACTGTCAGTTTGCCCAGAGCAAGCGTAAAGACCCCGAATTGCAG ATGCTGGATGTGTACTCGCTGCTGAAGTTTGACAACATGGACGGTGGGGTGTGGAAACAGGGCTTCGAGATCACCTACGAGCCCAACGAGTGGGACTCTGAAGACCTGCAGGTGTTTGTGGTGCCGCACTCTCACAATGATCCAG GCTGGGTCAAAACGTTCGACAAGTACTACACTGACCAGACTCAGCACATCTTGAACAACATGCTGACCAAGCTGACTGAGGATCCCCGGCGCAAGTTCATCTGGTCCGAGATCTCCTTCTTCGTCAAGTGGTGGGAGAGTGTGGACGCGCAGAAGCAGGAGGCCATGCGCAG GCTCATCCTCGGAGGCCAGCTGGAGATGGTGACTGGAGGCTGGGTGATGACTGATGAGGCAAATGTTCACTACTTTGCCATGATCGACCAGCTCATCGAGGGCCATCAGTGGCTGGAGAGACACATAG GATTGAACCCACGCTCCGGCTGGGCCGTTGACCCTTTCGGCCACAGTGCCACCATGCCCTACCTGCTGAAGAGGGCTAACCTGACCAGCATGCTCATCCAGAGGGTCCACTACTCCATCAAGAAGCACATGGCTGCTACCCGCAATCTGGAATTCATGTGGAGACAAGCGTGGG ACCTGGGTTCCAGCACAGACATCTTCTGCCACATGATGCCTTTCTACAGCTACGACGTCCCTCACACCTGTGGCCCCGATCCCAAGATTTGCTGCCAGTTTGACTTCAAGAGGCTGCCGGGCGGCAGGGTGAACTGCCCCTGGAAGGTGCCCCCTCGGGCTGTGGTTGAGGCCAACGTGGCAGAGAG GGCAAGCCTTCTTCTGGATCAGTACCGGAAGAAATCCAAGCTCTTCCGCAGCAAGGTGGTTCTGGTTCCCCTGGGAGACGACTTCCGCTATGACAAAGCTCTGGAGTGGGATCAGCAATACCTCAACTACCAGAGACTCTTTGACTACATGAACTCCCATCCAGAGATGCACGTGCAC GCTCAGTTTGGGACGCTGACTGAGTACTTCAACGCTGTCTACAAAGCAAAAGGAGTGACACCGGGGACTAGACCCCCCGACTACCCGGTGCTGAGTGGAGACTTCTTCGCTTACGCCGACCGGGAGGATCACTACTGGAGTGGATACTACACCTCACGGCCCTTCTACAAGAACTTCGACCGTGTCCTGGAGTCCCACCTCAG GGGAGCTGAGATCCTTTACAGCCTGGCCGTGGCTCATGCCCGCCACCTGGGCATGGAGGGCCGGTACCCCGTCTCGGACTACGCCCACCTGACCGACGCCCGCCGGAACATTGGCCTTTTCCAGCACCATGATGCCATAACGGGCACCGCCAAGGAGATCGTTGTCATTGACTACGGGGCCAG GCTTTTGCGGTCCCTCATCGGTTTGAAGAAGGTGATCATAAACGCGGCTCACTTCCTCACGCTGAAGAATAAAGACCTGTACCGTTTCTACCAGACGGAGCCTTTCTTGGAGACG GACGAGCGGCGAGCGACACAGGACTCCCTCCCCCAGCGCACGCTGATTGAGATGGACCCATCGCCAAG GTACCTGGTGGTGTTTAATCCGGTGGAACAGGAGCGGCTATGCCTGGTGACCATCCTTGTGAACTCGCCTCGGGTGCGGGTCCTCACGGAGGATGGGCAGAGCCTCGCAGCCCAACTCAGTGCTCAGTGGAGCTCCCCCACGGAGATGAGCTCCGACGGGTACCAG CTCTCCTTCACGGCTCGACTCCCTGCCCTTGGCCTCTCCGTGTTCCACCTGTACGACTCTGCCGACTCGCCCCTGACACTGCGCTCTGACTCCCTCCTGCGGCTGAGCGGGCGGACGCAGGCCGGCCGGGCCGTGGACCCCCTACAGCTGCGCACGCAGGCTGCAGACGACCACAGATTCTACATCCGCAGCCGAAGCCTCACGCTGGGCTTCTCCGGAGCCACGGGCCTCCTGGAG ACAATCCGGCGAACGGGCGACCCTCAGGAAGTGAAGGTCCACATGGAGTTCTTCATCTATGGCACCCGGCCATCCAAGGACAAGAGCGGGGCTTATCTCTTCCTGCCGGACGGAAAACCTAAA CATTATACCCAGCGGCAGCCCCCAGTCGTCCGTGTGGTGGAGGGCCCCCTCTTCTCTGAAGTGGTTTCTCACCACCAGCACTTCCAGATAACTGTCCGTATTCACAACATCCCAG GGGTGGACGGCCTCTCTCTGGACATTACCACTATGGTGGACATCAGAGATCAGGCCAACAAGGAGCTGTCTATGCGCCTGGTCACTGACATCCAGAGTGAGGACACCTTCTTCACCGATCTCAATGGCTTCCAG ATTCAGCCACGTCGCTTCTATAAGAagctccccctgcaggccaaTTTCTACCCCATGCCCACCATGGCTTACATCCAGGACAGCCAGTACCGCCTCACCCTGCACACGGCCCAGGCGCTGGGGGTGACCAGCCTGGACAGCG GCCAGCTGGAGGTGATCCTAGATCGACGCCTCATGCAGGACGACAACCGCGGGCTGGGACAGGGGCTGAAGGACAACAAGAGGACCGCCAACCGGTTCCGGATCCTGCTGGAGAGGCGAGCCGGCGCTAACAAG CAGGACAACAGCCCATCCCCCCACACGGCCCTCATTCTGCACCGCCGCGGTCTGGAATGCTCCACCGAGGCCCAGAACCTGGGCTTCAACTGTAGCACCACGCAGGGCAGG ctggctgTCTCCAGCTTATTCCAGGGCCTGGACCTCCACCTGCTCCAGCCGATGTCCCTATCCTTCATGTATTCCGGCATGCCGCTCGCCAACACCTCCACCCTCAGGCTCGACCCCATGGAGATCTCCACCTTCCGGCTGAAGCTGCGTTAA
- the man2a2 gene encoding alpha-mannosidase 2x isoform X3 has product MKLKKQVTVCGGAIFCVAVFSLYLMLDRVQHDPARRQNAGNFPKNRIEQLEQLLEENHQIISHIKDSVLELTDTGAVAPSGQLPFRSANGSWVLPFDGRPAFLSVMPQDCQFAQSKRKDPELQMLDVYSLLKFDNMDGGVWKQGFEITYEPNEWDSEDLQVFVVPHSHNDPGWVKTFDKYYTDQTQHILNNMLTKLTEDPRRKFIWSEISFFVKWWESVDAQKQEAMRRLILGGQLEMVTGGWVMTDEANVHYFAMIDQLIEGHQWLERHIGLNPRSGWAVDPFGHSATMPYLLKRANLTSMLIQRVHYSIKKHMAATRNLEFMWRQAWDLGSSTDIFCHMMPFYSYDVPHTCGPDPKICCQFDFKRLPGGRVNCPWKVPPRAVVEANVAERASLLLDQYRKKSKLFRSKVVLVPLGDDFRYDKALEWDQQYLNYQRLFDYMNSHPEMHVHAQFGTLTEYFNAVYKAKGVTPGTRPPDYPVLSGDFFAYADREDHYWSGYYTSRPFYKNFDRVLESHLRGAEILYSLAVAHARHLGMEGRYPVSDYAHLTDARRNIGLFQHHDAITGTAKEIVVIDYGARLLRSLIGLKKVIINAAHFLTLKNKDLYRFYQTEPFLETDERRATQDSLPQRTLIEMDPSPRYLVVFNPVEQERLCLVTILVNSPRVRVLTEDGQSLAAQLSAQWSSPTEMSSDGYQLSFTARLPALGLSVFHLYDSADSPLTLRSDSLLRLSGRTQAGRAVDPLQLRTQAADDHRFYIRSRSLTLGFSGATGLLETIRRTGDPQEVKVHMEFFIYGTRPSKDKSGAYLFLPDGKPKHYTQRQPPVVRVVEGPLFSEVVSHHQHFQITVRIHNIPGVDGLSLDITTMVDIRDQANKELSMRLVTDIQSEDTFFTDLNGFQIQPRRFYKKLPLQANFYPMPTMAYIQDSQYRLTLHTAQALGVTSLDSGQLEVILDRRLMQDDNRGLGQGLKDNKRTANRFRILLERRAGANKALGSDTVSFPSLLSYMTSAILNHEVLALPVLPKKRGIPPLRTFSPLGGTLPCDVHLLNLRSIQGQQDNSPSPHTALILHRRGLECSTEAQNLGFNCSTTQGRLAVSSLFQGLDLHLLQPMSLSFMYSGMPLANTSTLRLDPMEISTFRLKLR; this is encoded by the exons ATGAAGCTGAAGAAGCAGGTGACCGTTTGCGGTGGGGCCATTTTCTGCGTGGCCGTCTTCTCCCTGTATCTGATGCTGGATCGCGTCCAGCATGACCCAGCAAGGCGCCAGAACGCTGGCAACTTCCCCAAG AACCGCATCGAGCAGCTCGAGCAGCTCCTGGAGGAGAACCATCAGATCATCAGCCACATCAAGGACTCGGTGCTGGAGCTGACGGACACGGGAGCTGTGGCGCCCAGCGGCCAGCTGCCCTTCCGCAGTGCCAATGGCTCCTGGGTTCTGCCGTTTGACGGACGGCCTGCCTTCCTCTCAGTCATGCCGCAGGACTGTCAGTTTGCCCAGAGCAAGCGTAAAGACCCCGAATTGCAG ATGCTGGATGTGTACTCGCTGCTGAAGTTTGACAACATGGACGGTGGGGTGTGGAAACAGGGCTTCGAGATCACCTACGAGCCCAACGAGTGGGACTCTGAAGACCTGCAGGTGTTTGTGGTGCCGCACTCTCACAATGATCCAG GCTGGGTCAAAACGTTCGACAAGTACTACACTGACCAGACTCAGCACATCTTGAACAACATGCTGACCAAGCTGACTGAGGATCCCCGGCGCAAGTTCATCTGGTCCGAGATCTCCTTCTTCGTCAAGTGGTGGGAGAGTGTGGACGCGCAGAAGCAGGAGGCCATGCGCAG GCTCATCCTCGGAGGCCAGCTGGAGATGGTGACTGGAGGCTGGGTGATGACTGATGAGGCAAATGTTCACTACTTTGCCATGATCGACCAGCTCATCGAGGGCCATCAGTGGCTGGAGAGACACATAG GATTGAACCCACGCTCCGGCTGGGCCGTTGACCCTTTCGGCCACAGTGCCACCATGCCCTACCTGCTGAAGAGGGCTAACCTGACCAGCATGCTCATCCAGAGGGTCCACTACTCCATCAAGAAGCACATGGCTGCTACCCGCAATCTGGAATTCATGTGGAGACAAGCGTGGG ACCTGGGTTCCAGCACAGACATCTTCTGCCACATGATGCCTTTCTACAGCTACGACGTCCCTCACACCTGTGGCCCCGATCCCAAGATTTGCTGCCAGTTTGACTTCAAGAGGCTGCCGGGCGGCAGGGTGAACTGCCCCTGGAAGGTGCCCCCTCGGGCTGTGGTTGAGGCCAACGTGGCAGAGAG GGCAAGCCTTCTTCTGGATCAGTACCGGAAGAAATCCAAGCTCTTCCGCAGCAAGGTGGTTCTGGTTCCCCTGGGAGACGACTTCCGCTATGACAAAGCTCTGGAGTGGGATCAGCAATACCTCAACTACCAGAGACTCTTTGACTACATGAACTCCCATCCAGAGATGCACGTGCAC GCTCAGTTTGGGACGCTGACTGAGTACTTCAACGCTGTCTACAAAGCAAAAGGAGTGACACCGGGGACTAGACCCCCCGACTACCCGGTGCTGAGTGGAGACTTCTTCGCTTACGCCGACCGGGAGGATCACTACTGGAGTGGATACTACACCTCACGGCCCTTCTACAAGAACTTCGACCGTGTCCTGGAGTCCCACCTCAG GGGAGCTGAGATCCTTTACAGCCTGGCCGTGGCTCATGCCCGCCACCTGGGCATGGAGGGCCGGTACCCCGTCTCGGACTACGCCCACCTGACCGACGCCCGCCGGAACATTGGCCTTTTCCAGCACCATGATGCCATAACGGGCACCGCCAAGGAGATCGTTGTCATTGACTACGGGGCCAG GCTTTTGCGGTCCCTCATCGGTTTGAAGAAGGTGATCATAAACGCGGCTCACTTCCTCACGCTGAAGAATAAAGACCTGTACCGTTTCTACCAGACGGAGCCTTTCTTGGAGACG GACGAGCGGCGAGCGACACAGGACTCCCTCCCCCAGCGCACGCTGATTGAGATGGACCCATCGCCAAG GTACCTGGTGGTGTTTAATCCGGTGGAACAGGAGCGGCTATGCCTGGTGACCATCCTTGTGAACTCGCCTCGGGTGCGGGTCCTCACGGAGGATGGGCAGAGCCTCGCAGCCCAACTCAGTGCTCAGTGGAGCTCCCCCACGGAGATGAGCTCCGACGGGTACCAG CTCTCCTTCACGGCTCGACTCCCTGCCCTTGGCCTCTCCGTGTTCCACCTGTACGACTCTGCCGACTCGCCCCTGACACTGCGCTCTGACTCCCTCCTGCGGCTGAGCGGGCGGACGCAGGCCGGCCGGGCCGTGGACCCCCTACAGCTGCGCACGCAGGCTGCAGACGACCACAGATTCTACATCCGCAGCCGAAGCCTCACGCTGGGCTTCTCCGGAGCCACGGGCCTCCTGGAG ACAATCCGGCGAACGGGCGACCCTCAGGAAGTGAAGGTCCACATGGAGTTCTTCATCTATGGCACCCGGCCATCCAAGGACAAGAGCGGGGCTTATCTCTTCCTGCCGGACGGAAAACCTAAA CATTATACCCAGCGGCAGCCCCCAGTCGTCCGTGTGGTGGAGGGCCCCCTCTTCTCTGAAGTGGTTTCTCACCACCAGCACTTCCAGATAACTGTCCGTATTCACAACATCCCAG GGGTGGACGGCCTCTCTCTGGACATTACCACTATGGTGGACATCAGAGATCAGGCCAACAAGGAGCTGTCTATGCGCCTGGTCACTGACATCCAGAGTGAGGACACCTTCTTCACCGATCTCAATGGCTTCCAG ATTCAGCCACGTCGCTTCTATAAGAagctccccctgcaggccaaTTTCTACCCCATGCCCACCATGGCTTACATCCAGGACAGCCAGTACCGCCTCACCCTGCACACGGCCCAGGCGCTGGGGGTGACCAGCCTGGACAGCG GCCAGCTGGAGGTGATCCTAGATCGACGCCTCATGCAGGACGACAACCGCGGGCTGGGACAGGGGCTGAAGGACAACAAGAGGACCGCCAACCGGTTCCGGATCCTGCTGGAGAGGCGAGCCGGCGCTAACAAG GCACTGGGCAGTGACACAGTCAGCTTTCCCTCACTGCTGAGTTACATGACTTCAGCCATCCTGAACCACGAGGTCCTGGCACTGCCGGTGCTGCCCAAAAAGCGGGGCATTCCCCCGCTGCGCACCTTCTCGCCGCTGGGGGGCACCCTGCCATGTGATGTCCACTTGCTGAATCTGCGCAGCATCCAGGGCCAG CAGGACAACAGCCCATCCCCCCACACGGCCCTCATTCTGCACCGCCGCGGTCTGGAATGCTCCACCGAGGCCCAGAACCTGGGCTTCAACTGTAGCACCACGCAGGGCAGG ctggctgTCTCCAGCTTATTCCAGGGCCTGGACCTCCACCTGCTCCAGCCGATGTCCCTATCCTTCATGTATTCCGGCATGCCGCTCGCCAACACCTCCACCCTCAGGCTCGACCCCATGGAGATCTCCACCTTCCGGCTGAAGCTGCGTTAA
- the man2a2 gene encoding alpha-mannosidase 2x isoform X5, with product MKLKKQVTVCGGAIFCVAVFSLYLMLDRVQHDPARRQNAGNFPKSQISVLQNRIEQLEQLLEENHQIISHIKDSVLELTDTGAVAPSGQLPFRSANGSWVLPFDGRPAFLSVMPQDCQFAQSKRKDPELQMLDVYSLLKFDNMDGGVWKQGFEITYEPNEWDSEDLQVFVVPHSHNDPGWVKTFDKYYTDQTQHILNNMLTKLTEDPRRKFIWSEISFFVKWWESVDAQKQEAMRRLILGGQLEMVTGGWVMTDEANVHYFAMIDQLIEGHQWLERHIGLNPRSGWAVDPFGHSATMPYLLKRANLTSMLIQRVHYSIKKHMAATRNLEFMWRQAWDLGSSTDIFCHMMPFYSYDVPHTCGPDPKICCQFDFKRLPGGRVNCPWKVPPRAVVEANVAERASLLLDQYRKKSKLFRSKVVLVPLGDDFRYDKALEWDQQYLNYQRLFDYMNSHPEMHVHAQFGTLTEYFNAVYKAKGVTPGTRPPDYPVLSGDFFAYADREDHYWSGYYTSRPFYKNFDRVLESHLRGAEILYSLAVAHARHLGMEGRYPVSDYAHLTDARRNIGLFQHHDAITGTAKEIVVIDYGARLLRSLIGLKKVIINAAHFLTLKNKDLYRFYQTEPFLETDERRATQDSLPQRTLIEMDPSPRYLVVFNPVEQERLCLVTILVNSPRVRVLTEDGQSLAAQLSAQWSSPTEMSSDGYQLSFTARLPALGLSVFHLYDSADSPLTLRSDSLLRLSGRTQAGRAVDPLQLRTQAADDHRFYIRSRSLTLGFSGATGLLETIRRTGDPQEVKVHMEFFIYGTRPSKDKSGAYLFLPDGKPKHYTQRQPPVVRVVEGPLFSEVVSHHQHFQITVRIHNIPGVDGLSLDITTMVDIRDQANKELSMRLVTDIQSEDTFFTDLNGFQIQPRRFYKKLPLQANFYPMPTMAYIQDSQYRLTLHTAQALGVTSLDSGQLEVILDRRLMQDDNRGLGQGLKDNKRTANRFRILLERRAGANKHAGFFATLSSLFHFLISHIFGGGADEALGSDTVSFPSLLSYMTSAILNHEVLALPVLPKKRGIPPLRTFSPLGGTLPCDVHLLNLRSIQGQQDNSPSPHTALILHRRGLECSTEAQNLGFNCSTTQGRLAVSSLFQGLDLHLLQPMSLSFMYSGMPLANTSTLRLDPMEISTFRLKLR from the exons ATGAAGCTGAAGAAGCAGGTGACCGTTTGCGGTGGGGCCATTTTCTGCGTGGCCGTCTTCTCCCTGTATCTGATGCTGGATCGCGTCCAGCATGACCCAGCAAGGCGCCAGAACGCTGGCAACTTCCCCAAG AGCCAGATCTCCGTGTTGCAGAACCGCATCGAGCAGCTCGAGCAGCTCCTGGAGGAGAACCATCAGATCATCAGCCACATCAAGGACTCGGTGCTGGAGCTGACGGACACGGGAGCTGTGGCGCCCAGCGGCCAGCTGCCCTTCCGCAGTGCCAATGGCTCCTGGGTTCTGCCGTTTGACGGACGGCCTGCCTTCCTCTCAGTCATGCCGCAGGACTGTCAGTTTGCCCAGAGCAAGCGTAAAGACCCCGAATTGCAG ATGCTGGATGTGTACTCGCTGCTGAAGTTTGACAACATGGACGGTGGGGTGTGGAAACAGGGCTTCGAGATCACCTACGAGCCCAACGAGTGGGACTCTGAAGACCTGCAGGTGTTTGTGGTGCCGCACTCTCACAATGATCCAG GCTGGGTCAAAACGTTCGACAAGTACTACACTGACCAGACTCAGCACATCTTGAACAACATGCTGACCAAGCTGACTGAGGATCCCCGGCGCAAGTTCATCTGGTCCGAGATCTCCTTCTTCGTCAAGTGGTGGGAGAGTGTGGACGCGCAGAAGCAGGAGGCCATGCGCAG GCTCATCCTCGGAGGCCAGCTGGAGATGGTGACTGGAGGCTGGGTGATGACTGATGAGGCAAATGTTCACTACTTTGCCATGATCGACCAGCTCATCGAGGGCCATCAGTGGCTGGAGAGACACATAG GATTGAACCCACGCTCCGGCTGGGCCGTTGACCCTTTCGGCCACAGTGCCACCATGCCCTACCTGCTGAAGAGGGCTAACCTGACCAGCATGCTCATCCAGAGGGTCCACTACTCCATCAAGAAGCACATGGCTGCTACCCGCAATCTGGAATTCATGTGGAGACAAGCGTGGG ACCTGGGTTCCAGCACAGACATCTTCTGCCACATGATGCCTTTCTACAGCTACGACGTCCCTCACACCTGTGGCCCCGATCCCAAGATTTGCTGCCAGTTTGACTTCAAGAGGCTGCCGGGCGGCAGGGTGAACTGCCCCTGGAAGGTGCCCCCTCGGGCTGTGGTTGAGGCCAACGTGGCAGAGAG GGCAAGCCTTCTTCTGGATCAGTACCGGAAGAAATCCAAGCTCTTCCGCAGCAAGGTGGTTCTGGTTCCCCTGGGAGACGACTTCCGCTATGACAAAGCTCTGGAGTGGGATCAGCAATACCTCAACTACCAGAGACTCTTTGACTACATGAACTCCCATCCAGAGATGCACGTGCAC GCTCAGTTTGGGACGCTGACTGAGTACTTCAACGCTGTCTACAAAGCAAAAGGAGTGACACCGGGGACTAGACCCCCCGACTACCCGGTGCTGAGTGGAGACTTCTTCGCTTACGCCGACCGGGAGGATCACTACTGGAGTGGATACTACACCTCACGGCCCTTCTACAAGAACTTCGACCGTGTCCTGGAGTCCCACCTCAG GGGAGCTGAGATCCTTTACAGCCTGGCCGTGGCTCATGCCCGCCACCTGGGCATGGAGGGCCGGTACCCCGTCTCGGACTACGCCCACCTGACCGACGCCCGCCGGAACATTGGCCTTTTCCAGCACCATGATGCCATAACGGGCACCGCCAAGGAGATCGTTGTCATTGACTACGGGGCCAG GCTTTTGCGGTCCCTCATCGGTTTGAAGAAGGTGATCATAAACGCGGCTCACTTCCTCACGCTGAAGAATAAAGACCTGTACCGTTTCTACCAGACGGAGCCTTTCTTGGAGACG GACGAGCGGCGAGCGACACAGGACTCCCTCCCCCAGCGCACGCTGATTGAGATGGACCCATCGCCAAG GTACCTGGTGGTGTTTAATCCGGTGGAACAGGAGCGGCTATGCCTGGTGACCATCCTTGTGAACTCGCCTCGGGTGCGGGTCCTCACGGAGGATGGGCAGAGCCTCGCAGCCCAACTCAGTGCTCAGTGGAGCTCCCCCACGGAGATGAGCTCCGACGGGTACCAG CTCTCCTTCACGGCTCGACTCCCTGCCCTTGGCCTCTCCGTGTTCCACCTGTACGACTCTGCCGACTCGCCCCTGACACTGCGCTCTGACTCCCTCCTGCGGCTGAGCGGGCGGACGCAGGCCGGCCGGGCCGTGGACCCCCTACAGCTGCGCACGCAGGCTGCAGACGACCACAGATTCTACATCCGCAGCCGAAGCCTCACGCTGGGCTTCTCCGGAGCCACGGGCCTCCTGGAG ACAATCCGGCGAACGGGCGACCCTCAGGAAGTGAAGGTCCACATGGAGTTCTTCATCTATGGCACCCGGCCATCCAAGGACAAGAGCGGGGCTTATCTCTTCCTGCCGGACGGAAAACCTAAA CATTATACCCAGCGGCAGCCCCCAGTCGTCCGTGTGGTGGAGGGCCCCCTCTTCTCTGAAGTGGTTTCTCACCACCAGCACTTCCAGATAACTGTCCGTATTCACAACATCCCAG GGGTGGACGGCCTCTCTCTGGACATTACCACTATGGTGGACATCAGAGATCAGGCCAACAAGGAGCTGTCTATGCGCCTGGTCACTGACATCCAGAGTGAGGACACCTTCTTCACCGATCTCAATGGCTTCCAG ATTCAGCCACGTCGCTTCTATAAGAagctccccctgcaggccaaTTTCTACCCCATGCCCACCATGGCTTACATCCAGGACAGCCAGTACCGCCTCACCCTGCACACGGCCCAGGCGCTGGGGGTGACCAGCCTGGACAGCG GCCAGCTGGAGGTGATCCTAGATCGACGCCTCATGCAGGACGACAACCGCGGGCTGGGACAGGGGCTGAAGGACAACAAGAGGACCGCCAACCGGTTCCGGATCCTGCTGGAGAGGCGAGCCGGCGCTAACAAG CATGCGGGCTTTTTTGCCACCCTGTCATCCCTCTTTCATTTTCTCATCTCCCACATCTTTGGAGGCGGAGCTGATGAG GCACTGGGCAGTGACACAGTCAGCTTTCCCTCACTGCTGAGTTACATGACTTCAGCCATCCTGAACCACGAGGTCCTGGCACTGCCGGTGCTGCCCAAAAAGCGGGGCATTCCCCCGCTGCGCACCTTCTCGCCGCTGGGGGGCACCCTGCCATGTGATGTCCACTTGCTGAATCTGCGCAGCATCCAGGGCCAG CAGGACAACAGCCCATCCCCCCACACGGCCCTCATTCTGCACCGCCGCGGTCTGGAATGCTCCACCGAGGCCCAGAACCTGGGCTTCAACTGTAGCACCACGCAGGGCAGG ctggctgTCTCCAGCTTATTCCAGGGCCTGGACCTCCACCTGCTCCAGCCGATGTCCCTATCCTTCATGTATTCCGGCATGCCGCTCGCCAACACCTCCACCCTCAGGCTCGACCCCATGGAGATCTCCACCTTCCGGCTGAAGCTGCGTTAA